A section of the Leptotrichia buccalis C-1013-b genome encodes:
- a CDS encoding SIMPL domain-containing protein, with amino-acid sequence MKKIIVLLMVVFSVLSFADGEITGKRIQVRGVAKREIAPNSAKIGLVIQTENESLDKAGAENSQILERYKKLLAQTGTKYNKISSTGYSTYESYNWDTVIENKGKKEYKTKLSVEVGSISLDALKNFMSVLANEKIYSLNRNKNGTYVFYIESQEATNKIAYQNAMAKFNEIQQKLGRAGISQNLVKISGYDNKEISLEKQVNKKKNIQVVSHKLEIETRDLKNLGNIINLASSLGIGTTGQIDYDIDNKQQLENELYENAYKEALKKAQVILGKTDLNLKNPVTITDKSNGVIQPYYDYNYNYYNEANYATNMMQLKKSDKEIIDNATRRNIVISPKKLNISKTVYIEFEMD; translated from the coding sequence ATGAAAAAAATAATAGTATTACTTATGGTAGTTTTTTCAGTATTGTCATTTGCAGATGGTGAAATTACTGGAAAAAGAATACAAGTCAGAGGCGTTGCAAAAAGAGAAATTGCTCCAAATTCTGCAAAAATTGGACTTGTAATTCAAACTGAAAATGAAAGTCTGGATAAAGCTGGTGCAGAAAATTCTCAAATATTGGAACGATACAAAAAACTTCTTGCTCAAACAGGAACAAAATATAATAAAATTTCGTCTACAGGGTATTCAACGTACGAATCATATAACTGGGATACAGTTATAGAAAATAAAGGGAAAAAGGAATACAAAACAAAACTTTCTGTAGAAGTAGGCAGCATTTCACTTGATGCATTAAAAAATTTTATGAGTGTACTTGCAAATGAAAAAATTTATTCTTTAAACAGAAATAAAAATGGAACATATGTTTTTTACATCGAATCTCAAGAAGCAACAAATAAAATTGCATATCAGAATGCAATGGCAAAATTTAATGAAATACAGCAAAAATTGGGAAGAGCTGGAATTTCTCAAAACCTTGTAAAGATTTCAGGATATGACAACAAGGAAATAAGTCTTGAAAAGCAAGTAAATAAGAAAAAAAATATTCAAGTTGTATCACATAAATTGGAAATTGAAACACGTGATTTGAAAAATCTAGGAAATATAATAAATCTAGCAAGTTCTCTTGGAATTGGGACAACAGGGCAAATTGACTACGATATTGACAACAAGCAACAGCTAGAAAATGAACTTTATGAAAATGCCTACAAGGAAGCTCTGAAAAAAGCTCAAGTTATTCTTGGAAAAACAGATTTAAATTTAAAGAACCCTGTCACAATAACAGATAAATCAAACGGAGTTATTCAGCCATACTATGATTATAACTACAATTATTACAATGAAGCAAATTACGCAACTAATATGATGCAATTGAAAAAAAGTGATAAGGAAATCATTGACAATGCGACAAGAAGAAATATCGTGATTTCTCCAAAAAAACTAAATATTTCAAAAACAGTTTATATTGAATTTGAAATGGATTAG
- a CDS encoding SIMPL domain-containing protein (The SIMPL domain is named for its presence in mouse protein SIMPL (signalling molecule that associates with mouse pelle-like kinase). Bacterial member BP26, from Brucella, was shown to assemble into a channel-like structure, while YggE from E. coli has been associated with resistance to oxidative stress.) codes for MKRIAIALFSLVNILSFAANENIVRKISVTGNSEREIMPDLARINFKIEEKGENLSKTTDEVNKKVEKFKNDLRAKKISLENLETTAFYNRKGIDYDDEDILDVKTVPNKNVKKTDKKPTSYDVQMSMLIKNTDFNKISTLIDLEDGNNLQSIQKNFDEDSFAFSINENDTTVERALDKVFNKLNTSRRKLVSAGIPEKDIILSDYRIKENYSENKRNKKDVYFVTDEFVITTKNIKDLNTIISIANDNKININGSINFDLSNKDKIESEMYNDAYNQSKQKAESILRSSKMKLGAPIIVSEDVEFQQKMIDRIDQDWEVTYDAMAAPSPSMEAYSTNSMDARKLKAAGRAAVDYTPKPLKLTQNISVMYEMK; via the coding sequence ATGAAAAGAATAGCAATTGCACTTTTTTCTTTAGTCAATATATTGTCATTTGCGGCGAATGAGAATATTGTGAGAAAAATAAGTGTTACAGGTAATTCGGAAAGAGAAATTATGCCCGATCTGGCAAGAATTAATTTTAAAATTGAAGAAAAAGGAGAAAATTTAAGTAAGACAACGGATGAAGTTAATAAAAAAGTGGAAAAGTTTAAAAATGATTTAAGAGCTAAGAAAATATCATTAGAAAATTTGGAAACAACAGCTTTTTATAACAGAAAAGGAATAGATTATGATGATGAAGATATACTCGATGTAAAGACAGTGCCTAATAAAAATGTGAAAAAAACTGACAAAAAGCCAACTTCATATGATGTCCAAATGTCAATGCTCATAAAAAATACAGATTTTAATAAAATTTCTACATTAATTGACCTGGAAGATGGAAATAACCTTCAAAGTATTCAGAAAAATTTTGATGAAGATTCTTTTGCGTTTAGTATAAATGAAAATGATACAACGGTTGAAAGAGCTTTAGATAAAGTATTTAACAAACTTAATACTTCAAGAAGAAAATTAGTTTCAGCTGGAATTCCTGAAAAGGATATTATTTTAAGTGATTATAGAATTAAAGAAAATTATTCAGAGAATAAAAGAAACAAAAAAGATGTGTATTTTGTAACAGATGAATTTGTGATTACAACAAAGAACATAAAAGACTTAAATACAATAATTTCAATTGCAAACGATAATAAAATAAATATAAACGGTTCAATTAATTTTGATTTGTCAAATAAGGATAAAATTGAGTCAGAAATGTATAACGATGCTTATAATCAGTCAAAACAGAAAGCTGAAAGTATTTTACGTTCAAGTAAGATGAAGCTGGGGGCACCGATTATTGTAAGTGAAGATGTGGAATTTCAGCAAAAAATGATTGACAGGATTGATCAGGATTGGGAAGTGACTTATGATGCGATGGCGGCACCATCACCTTCAATGGAGGCATATTCTACTAATAGTATGGACGCGAGAAAGTTGAAAGCAGCAGGAAGAGCCGCAGTTGACTATACTCCAAAACCGTTAAAATTGACACAGAATATATCGGTTATGTATGAAATGAAATAA